The following DNA comes from Deltaproteobacteria bacterium.
AAGGGCGACTTCGTGATGCATGATGGCCCTCCTTACGCCAACGGAAATATCCACTTGGGTCACCTGCTCAACAAAGTGATCAAAGACGTCACGGTCCGGACCCGAATTATGGACGGCTATGATGTTGAATACGTTCCTGGCTGGGACTGCCATGGTTTACCGATCGAACACCAAGTGATGAAGAACCTTGGCGAAAAAGCCAAAGAGCTCAACACCAACCAAATTCGCCATCGCTGCGAGAAATACGCCGAAAAATTTGTAAAGCTCCAAGCTGGCCAAATGCTGCGTCTCGGTACAACCGGTAACTACAAAAACCC
Coding sequences within:
- a CDS encoding class I tRNA ligase family protein codes for the protein MSKPDGKKKDPLRKTLNLPKTAFGMKANLLQMEPRFQKRWERIDIFNKQLEAEHPKGDFVMHDGPPYANGNIHLGHLLNKVIKDVTVRTRIMDGYDVEYVPGWDCHGLPIEHQVMKNLGEKAKELNTNQIRHRCEKYAEKFVKLQAGQMLRLGTTGNYKNP